ATAAACCACTGTGGGATCTCTTTACGCTCAACGGGCGTATTACAACGCCAACAGCAACCTTCAACGACTTGTTCGTTAGCGAGAACAGTTTGGTCAGTAGGGCACCAGTTAACGGCAGATGTTTTTTTATAGACTAAGCCTTTTTCGTATAGTTTTGTGAAAAACCACTGTTCCCACTTATAGTATTCTGGTTTGCATGTCGTTACCTCTCGATCCCAATCATAGCCAAAACCTAATAATTTTAGCTGCTTTTTCATGTAAGCTATATTTTCATAAGTCCATTTTGCTGGGGCAGTATTATTCTTAACGGCTGCTCCTTCTGCGGGAAGGCCAAACGCATCCCAACCAATTGGTTGCAGGACATTTTTACCTTGCATACGTTGGAAGCGAGAAATTGTATCGCCGATAGTATAGTTACGCACATGACCAAGGTGCAATCGACCTGAAGGATAAGGGAGCATTGATAAACAATAGTATTTTGGTTTACTTACATCTTCTTTTACATGGAAGGTTTTATTATCTTGCCAGTATTGTTGAACTTGCGCTTCGATCTCATCGGGGCGATAATTTTCTTGCATATGTATTGACATAGTTGATCTGGTCCTATTAACTATTTTATTTTATACTTTTATTTTCATAAAACTAATGAGAGGTTAGTTGATAATTGTATTGGTTATTGCTAGAAAATGAAATATCTGATTAAGAATTTATCCGCTTTTTATGTGATAGATTTTACGTTAGGTAGAAGGGAAAACTTTATTTTATACTATAATTTGAAGTTATAACAAAATTATAACGAAAATATATTATTTACAAAATAATAGTTGCACTTTTGTCAAAATCGAGTATTTTTAATGAATACTTTTTTTTAAGCAAAGTAAACAATTTAATTATAATCAAACAATCTATGAACTTATTTAATTTTAATGCTCTTGTCGTCCTCATTAACATTATTAGCGTAGTCATTATTATGCCGACGCGGGGGCGCTATTGAGTTAAAAAGTTTTTATTGACGATTTTAAACCCCCGCAAAATGCAGGGGTTTTTTTTTATTCATTATATAACAAATAAAAGAGGTAAGTAATGACAACAGGTGCACAGTGGATAGTTCAGTCATTAAAGCAATATGGTGTAACAACCGTCTTTGGGTATCCTGGCGGACAAATTATGCCTCTCTATGATGCACTCTATGATGGGGGATTAGAGCATATATTATGTCGTCATGAGCAAGGTGCTGCTATGGCTGCAATTGGTTATACGCGGTCAACTGGCAAAACAGGTGTTTGTATTGCCACTTCAGGTCCAGGGGCCACTAATTTATTAACAGGTCTTGCTGATGCATTTATCGATTCGGTGCCAATAATAGCAATTACGGGGCAAGTCCCAACAACGCTAATCGGCACAGACGCGTTTCAAGAAGTTGATACATTAGGTATGTCATTTGCTTGTACCAAACATAGCTTTTTGGTTACTGATCCCAAATCACTGCCAGATATCCTTGAACAAGCATTTATCATAGCGAATTCAGGGAGGCCAGGACCCGTGTTAATTGATGTGCCGAAAGATATCCAATTAGCGCGTGAAGACTATCAACAATGCTTATCTCGTTCGACTTATTGTTCAACATCTCAAAATCAAAAAAGTAACCAACTCACTCCGTCTTCCGCAATTCTTCAAACTATTCAAACTATTCAAATAGCCAAAACAATGATTCAGCAGGCGCATAAACCTATACTTTATATTGGTGGCGGTGTCATTATGGGGGATGCTGTTAGCGAATTACGTGATTTTGTTTGCCATACAGGTATACCATCTGTAGCAACATTAAAAGGATTAGGGGCTTTAAATATAGACGACCCTTTTTACTTAGGCATGGTTGGGATGCATGGTTTTAAATCAGCGAATTTAGCCGTGCAAGATTGTGATCTTTTAATTGCGATAGGGGTTCGCTTTGATGATAGAGTGACGGGTAATCTTAATGAGTTTGCTCGTCATGCAAAGGTTATTCACATCGACATCGATTCGGCTGAAATAGGTAAGCTAAAACAGGCACATCTTAACATTCAAGCCGATGCAAAAGCGGTACTGCCAATGTTAGAGCAGAATATAAATATTGATGAGTGGCGTCAGTTCGTGCTAGCGTTAAAGGCGCAATATCCGGTTCGCTATGATCACCCTGGAGAAGGTATTTACGCGCCACTATTATTGAAACAGCTATCAGATAAAATCTTAGCCAATAAAAAAGTTGCAACGGTTGTGACAACCGATGTTGGTCAACATCAAATGTGGGCAGCGCAACATATGCTATTTGATAAACCTAATATGTTTATTAGTTCAAGCGGGTTGGGGACGATGGGTTTTGGTCTACCCGCTGCGGTCGGTACGCAAGTTGCAAGGCCAAATGATTGTGTTATCTGTATTTCGGGTGATGGTTCTTTTATGATGAATATTCAAGAATTGACGACAATTAAACGTAAAAAATTACCGGTAAAAATAGTACTAATTGATAACGCTCGATTAGGAATGGTACGCCAATGGCAGCAGCTATTTTTTAACGAGCGCTACAGTGAGACAGACTTGTCTGATAATCCTGATTTTCTCGTGTTAGCCAGCGCATTTGATATTCCAGGCATAATGATTACACAAAAAAAACAAGTATTACCTGCGCTTGAACAATTGTTGTCAAGTGAAGGCCCATTTTTATTACATGTCAAAATCGATGCAATGGATAACGTTTGGCCGCTAGTTCCCCCTGGTGCAGCTAATCATAATATGCTTGAATCGGTAAAATAATAAAGGAGATTTAAATGGAACATTATCAATTAGCCATTACTGCCTATGATAGACCCGGTTCGTTAGAGCGAATTTTACGCGTTATTCGCCACCGTGGCGGCAAAATTCTAACGATGAACATGCAAACAATATCAGCAGAGCAGTTGACACTTAGCTTTAACCTTGCTGATCGTAATTTAAAATCACAAATGATTAATCAATTAACTAAACTCGCTGATATCGTCGCAATCAGTGATGAATCATAATGATTATAAACTTAGACAAAATAATTAAAATACTGAGAGGAATACTAACATGGTAACAACAGCAAAATCTGATTATATTTGGTTTAATGGTGAAATGGTTAAATGGGCTGATGCTAAAGTTCATGTGATGTCTCATGCCTTACATTATGGGTCTTCAGTATTTGAAGGCGTACGTTGTTATGATACGTATAGTGGTCCGGCAGTATTTCGCCATCGTGAACATATGCAGCGCTTACATGATTCCGCTAAGATTTACCGGCTGCCTGTCAGTTATAGTGTTGATGAACTAATGGAGGCAACGAGGCAAACATTAGTTAAGAATAATTTAAAAAGTGCCTACATTAGGCCATTAATTTTTATTGGCGATGTAGGTATGGGGGTTAATCCTCCCGCAGGTTATAATACTGACGTGATTATTGCCGCGTTTCCTTGGGGGGCCTATCTTGGTGAAGACGCTTTAGATCAAGGTATTGATGCTATGGTCTCTTCTTGGAATCGCTCGGCACCCAATACGATTCCTACCGCGGCTAAAGCAGGCGGAAACTATTTATCATCACTGCTCGTCGGTAGTGAGGCACGCCGTCATGGCTATCAAGAAGGTATTGCGTTGGATGTTCATGGTTATGTTTCAGAAGGGGCAGGTGAAAATATTTTTATTGTTAAAAATAACATACTATTCACCCCAACATTAACTTCTGCAGCTTTACCTGGGATTACACGCGATGCAATTTTGACATTAGCTAAAGATTTGGCAATTGAAATTCGTGAGCAAACATTATCACGAGAGTCACTTTATTTAGCCGATGAAGTTTTTATGACTGGAACTGCCGCTGAAATTACGCCTGTACGCAGTGTCGATGGCATTCAAGTCGGTATTGGCCGCTGTGGTCCTGTAACTAAAAAGATTCAACAAGCATT
The genomic region above belongs to Orbaceae bacterium lpD02 and contains:
- the ilvG gene encoding acetolactate synthase 2 catalytic subunit, whose amino-acid sequence is MTTGAQWIVQSLKQYGVTTVFGYPGGQIMPLYDALYDGGLEHILCRHEQGAAMAAIGYTRSTGKTGVCIATSGPGATNLLTGLADAFIDSVPIIAITGQVPTTLIGTDAFQEVDTLGMSFACTKHSFLVTDPKSLPDILEQAFIIANSGRPGPVLIDVPKDIQLAREDYQQCLSRSTYCSTSQNQKSNQLTPSSAILQTIQTIQIAKTMIQQAHKPILYIGGGVIMGDAVSELRDFVCHTGIPSVATLKGLGALNIDDPFYLGMVGMHGFKSANLAVQDCDLLIAIGVRFDDRVTGNLNEFARHAKVIHIDIDSAEIGKLKQAHLNIQADAKAVLPMLEQNINIDEWRQFVLALKAQYPVRYDHPGEGIYAPLLLKQLSDKILANKKVATVVTTDVGQHQMWAAQHMLFDKPNMFISSSGLGTMGFGLPAAVGTQVARPNDCVICISGDGSFMMNIQELTTIKRKKLPVKIVLIDNARLGMVRQWQQLFFNERYSETDLSDNPDFLVLASAFDIPGIMITQKKQVLPALEQLLSSEGPFLLHVKIDAMDNVWPLVPPGAANHNMLESVK
- a CDS encoding branched-chain amino acid transaminase yields the protein MVTTAKSDYIWFNGEMVKWADAKVHVMSHALHYGSSVFEGVRCYDTYSGPAVFRHREHMQRLHDSAKIYRLPVSYSVDELMEATRQTLVKNNLKSAYIRPLIFIGDVGMGVNPPAGYNTDVIIAAFPWGAYLGEDALDQGIDAMVSSWNRSAPNTIPTAAKAGGNYLSSLLVGSEARRHGYQEGIALDVHGYVSEGAGENIFIVKNNILFTPTLTSAALPGITRDAILTLAKDLAIEIREQTLSRESLYLADEVFMTGTAAEITPVRSVDGIQVGIGRCGPVTKKIQQAFFGLFDGKTVDKYGWLDAVK
- a CDS encoding acetolactate synthase 2 small subunit produces the protein MEHYQLAITAYDRPGSLERILRVIRHRGGKILTMNMQTISAEQLTLSFNLADRNLKSQMINQLTKLADIVAISDES